In Microbacterium enclense, one genomic interval encodes:
- a CDS encoding ABC transporter ATP-binding protein, with protein sequence MSLLQLEDVTRTVIPPDQPALTILSGVNLTIEPGDHVSIVGRSGSGKSTLLNLLGLLDLPTSGVITFDDRPVKSYSGARRDRLRGSSIGFVFQQFNLLGGRTALENVTMPLLYSSGRTFWQRKRIAAEMLDLVGLGHRLNSMPDRLSGGEQQRVAIARSLVRGPRLILADEPTGALDLDTGQSVMELIDEVAERTGAAQVIITHDPMIARRARRHFRLDRGILTPVDDPAFEPQTRREIREMAPDPSPGEEIADDPDVLELFSSETTDRAEA encoded by the coding sequence GTGAGCCTGCTGCAGCTCGAAGACGTCACACGCACGGTCATCCCTCCGGACCAGCCCGCGCTCACGATCCTGTCGGGCGTGAACCTGACGATCGAGCCGGGCGACCACGTGTCGATCGTGGGCCGCTCGGGATCGGGCAAGTCGACACTTCTCAACCTGCTGGGACTGCTCGATCTCCCCACGAGCGGTGTGATCACCTTCGACGATCGTCCGGTCAAGAGCTACTCCGGGGCGCGGCGCGACCGCCTCCGTGGGTCCTCGATCGGCTTCGTGTTCCAGCAGTTCAATCTCCTGGGTGGGCGCACCGCGCTCGAAAACGTCACGATGCCGCTGCTGTACTCGTCGGGGCGCACATTCTGGCAGCGCAAGAGGATCGCCGCCGAGATGCTCGACCTGGTGGGGCTCGGGCATCGGCTGAACAGCATGCCCGATCGCCTGTCGGGCGGTGAGCAGCAGCGCGTCGCCATCGCCCGCTCACTGGTGCGCGGGCCGCGCCTCATCCTCGCCGACGAGCCGACCGGAGCGCTCGACCTCGACACCGGACAGAGCGTCATGGAGCTGATCGACGAGGTCGCCGAGCGTACCGGGGCCGCGCAGGTGATCATCACGCACGACCCGATGATCGCGCGGCGCGCGCGTCGACACTTCCGGTTGGATCGCGGCATCCTGACGCCCGTCGACGATCCGGCCTTCGAACCGCAGACCCGCCGGGAGATCCGCGAGATGGCACCGGACCCCTCGCCCGGCGAAGAGATCGCCGACGATCCCGACGTGCTCGAGCTGTTCTCCTCCGAGACGACCGACCGGGCGGAGGCGTGA
- a CDS encoding efflux RND transporter periplasmic adaptor subunit translates to MEPRVAAALGTITNDVVVTATVASDPAVAVKSTAGGTVNKIFIAQGSGVNQGDVIFNVKVPIERDPSDSVDEEGKPKPAIFRYEDVTAPAGGTLSSLAVIEGQEVTVGMAAGNVAPPSFSVTGTLEAAQQYRLLNRPTDATVAITGGPAPFTCTNLRLVTPLAGSTGDGETGGSSAGGGSSTGGGSGTTVTCAVPGEVTVFAGLAAELTIAGGKAENVLVVPTTAVRGAAQSGTVWVSTADGATEERPVALGLTDGTQVEITQGLNEGDEVLEFAPGAMAGTGTGENCTTFPDGTMFCDAVPAS, encoded by the coding sequence GTGGAGCCACGGGTCGCCGCCGCACTCGGCACCATCACCAACGACGTGGTGGTCACCGCCACGGTGGCATCCGACCCCGCCGTCGCTGTGAAGTCGACCGCCGGGGGCACCGTGAACAAGATCTTCATCGCCCAGGGGTCAGGGGTGAATCAAGGCGATGTCATCTTCAACGTGAAGGTGCCGATCGAACGCGATCCCTCCGACAGCGTCGACGAGGAGGGCAAACCGAAGCCCGCGATCTTCCGCTACGAAGACGTCACCGCCCCCGCGGGCGGAACCCTCAGCTCGCTCGCGGTCATCGAGGGCCAGGAGGTCACGGTCGGGATGGCGGCGGGCAATGTCGCTCCGCCGAGCTTCTCGGTGACGGGAACCCTCGAGGCCGCGCAGCAATACCGTCTGCTGAACCGTCCGACGGACGCGACGGTCGCGATCACCGGAGGACCCGCCCCGTTCACGTGCACGAATCTGCGCCTCGTCACCCCGCTCGCTGGGAGCACGGGCGACGGCGAAACCGGCGGCTCGAGCGCGGGTGGCGGGTCATCGACGGGCGGCGGCTCGGGGACGACCGTGACCTGCGCCGTCCCGGGCGAGGTCACCGTGTTCGCCGGCCTCGCCGCCGAGCTGACCATCGCCGGCGGTAAAGCGGAGAACGTGCTCGTCGTCCCCACCACCGCGGTACGCGGCGCGGCACAGAGCGGCACCGTGTGGGTGTCGACCGCCGACGGAGCGACCGAGGAGCGTCCCGTCGCTCTCGGGCTCACGGATGGCACCCAGGTGGAGATCACCCAGGGGCTGAACGAGGGAGACGAGGTCCTGGAGTTCGCTCCGGGCGCCATGGCGGGGACGGGGACGGGAGAGAACTGCACCACGTTCCCCGACGGCACGATGTTCTGCGACGCGGTACCGGCGTCGTGA
- a CDS encoding CPBP family intramembrane metalloprotease, translating to MLQLVLGVVLYAVSQVALTLGAVLVFGLTSDGEGSATVGEILSAPGPAAPVGFLLGAVVSVLGFFAIVRFVSGRRVVEFSAPGAGREIAWGLIIGVGIVAAAVAILAALTVYRVVDVQLGWGVLTGLMFGLGPAVMEEIFFRGIILRILDDWMGSWGALAIVSVVFALVHSFSSPAGPVAAVFVLVSASLVINMAWFLTRRLWLPIALHLGLNAAQGALFGLHVSGNDTGQGLLRADMVGPDVLTGGAVGGEGSLPFLVVALLAGIAMTVAAVRRGVMLPRRRSA from the coding sequence GTGCTGCAGCTCGTCCTCGGGGTCGTGCTCTATGCCGTCTCGCAGGTCGCCCTGACGCTCGGCGCCGTGCTCGTGTTCGGGCTGACCAGCGACGGCGAGGGCAGCGCGACGGTCGGAGAGATCCTCTCCGCGCCCGGGCCCGCCGCGCCCGTCGGCTTCCTTCTCGGCGCGGTGGTCAGCGTCCTCGGTTTTTTCGCGATCGTCCGGTTCGTGTCCGGACGTCGAGTCGTGGAGTTCTCCGCCCCCGGCGCCGGTCGGGAGATCGCGTGGGGACTGATCATCGGCGTCGGCATCGTCGCGGCCGCGGTCGCGATCCTCGCCGCGCTCACGGTCTACCGGGTCGTGGACGTGCAGCTCGGGTGGGGCGTCCTGACCGGGCTCATGTTCGGTCTGGGGCCGGCGGTGATGGAGGAGATCTTCTTCCGCGGCATCATCCTGCGCATCCTCGACGACTGGATGGGCTCGTGGGGAGCACTTGCGATCGTCAGCGTGGTCTTCGCATTGGTGCACTCTTTCAGCTCCCCCGCAGGCCCCGTGGCTGCGGTGTTCGTCCTCGTGTCCGCGAGCCTCGTCATCAACATGGCGTGGTTCCTGACTCGGCGGTTGTGGCTGCCGATCGCTCTGCACCTCGGGCTCAACGCCGCGCAGGGCGCGCTGTTCGGCCTGCACGTGTCGGGCAACGACACCGGGCAAGGACTCCTCCGGGCCGACATGGTGGGGCCCGACGTGCTCACCGGCGGGGCCGTGGGCGGCGAGGGGTCCCTGCCGTTCCTCGTCGTCGCCCTGCTCGCGGGCATCGCCATGACGGTCGCCGCCGTCCGGCGCGGCGTGATGCTGCCTCGGCGCCGCAGCGCGTGA
- a CDS encoding large exoprotein, producing the protein MGGQVLGGGVIVFVAVALWLVYLLPSWQSRHRFTSAERNAVRLNQALRVLAETAETPREVHLELTARTAHQQQKIARQVQAHKAEIELAEAKARLEVARLENARDRDVVKEQRAAALELARAERAAAVQVARAERAAALEKSRAERAVAVERARVERASAVAQPEARRSRARRRFRLATSVFALAGVIAAAAGTVMVATGAGAVLLIAGLTGVVASLLLLRRLALVASRTAVRPAVVAEARVAPVVQDFAPAAPAPRQTWTPRQLPRPLVASAGSRAAAVVDEQLAREALRAAAREEAAREIAAAQAPTSIETARPATAASPYAAMGYVDDSEIEDHVRRLLERRASGQ; encoded by the coding sequence ATGGGTGGACAGGTTCTCGGTGGCGGGGTGATCGTCTTCGTCGCGGTCGCGCTGTGGCTCGTCTATCTTCTGCCGTCGTGGCAGAGTCGGCACCGTTTCACCTCCGCAGAACGCAACGCCGTCCGCCTCAACCAGGCCCTCCGTGTGCTCGCCGAAACGGCGGAGACCCCGCGCGAGGTCCATCTCGAGTTGACTGCGCGCACGGCCCACCAGCAGCAGAAGATCGCGCGCCAGGTGCAGGCGCACAAGGCGGAGATCGAGCTCGCTGAGGCCAAGGCCCGGCTCGAGGTCGCTCGTCTCGAGAACGCGCGTGACCGCGACGTCGTGAAAGAGCAGCGCGCTGCTGCCCTCGAGCTCGCGCGGGCCGAACGCGCGGCCGCCGTCCAGGTCGCCCGCGCCGAGCGCGCCGCCGCGTTGGAGAAGTCCCGCGCCGAACGCGCCGTCGCCGTGGAGCGGGCGCGCGTCGAGCGCGCCTCCGCGGTGGCGCAGCCCGAAGCGCGTCGTTCCCGTGCTCGCCGCCGCTTCCGTCTCGCCACCTCCGTCTTCGCTCTCGCGGGCGTCATCGCAGCCGCCGCCGGAACCGTCATGGTCGCGACCGGGGCTGGAGCGGTACTGCTCATCGCGGGCCTGACGGGGGTCGTGGCATCCCTCCTTCTCCTTCGCCGACTCGCGCTGGTGGCCTCGCGGACGGCCGTGCGACCCGCGGTCGTCGCCGAGGCCCGTGTCGCCCCGGTGGTGCAGGACTTCGCTCCGGCCGCCCCCGCCCCGCGTCAGACCTGGACGCCGCGCCAACTCCCGCGGCCGCTCGTCGCCTCGGCGGGCTCCCGTGCCGCCGCGGTGGTCGACGAGCAGCTCGCCCGCGAGGCCCTGCGCGCCGCGGCGCGCGAGGAGGCCGCGCGCGAGATCGCCGCCGCCCAGGCCCCGACGTCGATCGAGACGGCCCGCCCGGCCACCGCGGCGTCGCCCTATGCGGCGATGGGTTACGTCGACGACAGTGAGATCGAAGACCACGTTCGCCGGCTCCTCGAGCGGCGCGCTTCAGGACAGTGA
- a CDS encoding alpha/beta hydrolase, translating into MILAHDVSGSGPLLVLLHGITEDRRSWDPVDLTGSFTVVRVDLRGHGASAVEAPYDIPTLAADVHETLAQLAENDVIPAELPVVVGHSMGGIVATAYGALFPARAIVNVDQPLQLAGMQGQVQQAEAMLRGADFPLFIEGMFAQMAGGLGADEMARVDGIRSPKQDVVLGMWRPLLEDSPEEVTELVSSLTRIPADVPYLVITGLDAGPEYAAWLQQEISQTEHEIWQPPTHYPHLVDPARFVERIEALVR; encoded by the coding sequence ATGATCCTCGCCCACGACGTGTCGGGCTCCGGCCCGCTGCTGGTCCTCCTCCATGGCATCACCGAGGATCGCCGCAGCTGGGATCCGGTCGACCTGACCGGGAGCTTCACCGTGGTTCGGGTCGACCTGCGCGGCCACGGCGCCTCCGCGGTCGAGGCGCCGTACGACATCCCGACGCTCGCGGCGGACGTGCACGAGACCCTCGCGCAGCTCGCCGAGAACGACGTGATCCCCGCGGAGTTGCCCGTGGTGGTCGGGCACTCGATGGGCGGCATCGTCGCGACCGCCTACGGCGCGCTCTTCCCCGCGCGCGCGATCGTCAACGTGGATCAGCCCCTTCAGCTCGCGGGCATGCAGGGGCAGGTGCAGCAGGCGGAAGCGATGCTGCGCGGAGCGGACTTCCCCCTGTTCATCGAGGGGATGTTCGCGCAGATGGCGGGCGGCCTGGGTGCCGACGAGATGGCGCGGGTCGACGGCATCCGGTCTCCGAAGCAAGACGTGGTCCTCGGGATGTGGCGGCCGCTGCTCGAAGACTCGCCCGAGGAGGTGACGGAACTGGTGAGCAGCCTGACGCGGATTCCGGCGGACGTCCCGTACCTCGTGATCACCGGTCTCGACGCCGGACCCGAGTACGCGGCGTGGCTACAGCAGGAGATCTCGCAGACCGAGCACGAGATCTGGCAGCCCCCGACCCACTATCCGCACCTCGTGGACCCCGCGCGCTTCGTCGAACGCATCGAGGCTCTCGTCCGCTGA
- a CDS encoding GNAT family protein, producing the protein MDLTVPRRHGEVSIRLIRNRDARVLQQQLIDNRSWLRPWEATSPDGPVSFDMRLGIRRLLQQYRDGLGVPFVMEWDDEVAGQLNVWGVSRGSLASATIGYWVAEGFAGRNITTISVAMATDVCFTALNLHRVEICIRPENHASLRVVEKLGFRYEGLRRRYIHIDGDWRDHYAFALVREEVPHGVLDRYERGQVPPDAARVPPADRV; encoded by the coding sequence ATGGATCTCACCGTCCCTCGACGGCACGGCGAGGTGTCGATCCGTCTCATCCGCAACCGCGACGCGCGCGTCCTTCAGCAGCAGCTGATCGACAACCGCTCGTGGCTGCGGCCGTGGGAGGCGACCAGCCCCGACGGCCCGGTGTCATTCGACATGCGGCTGGGCATCCGCCGGCTCCTTCAGCAGTACCGTGACGGCCTCGGCGTCCCCTTCGTGATGGAGTGGGACGACGAGGTCGCCGGACAGCTGAATGTCTGGGGGGTCTCGCGTGGCTCGCTCGCATCGGCGACGATCGGCTACTGGGTCGCCGAGGGCTTCGCCGGACGCAACATCACGACGATCAGCGTGGCTATGGCGACCGATGTCTGCTTCACGGCGCTGAATCTTCACCGCGTCGAGATCTGCATCCGCCCCGAGAACCACGCCAGTCTGCGCGTGGTCGAGAAGCTCGGCTTCCGGTACGAGGGACTGCGCCGCCGGTACATCCATATCGACGGTGACTGGCGCGACCACTATGCGTTCGCGCTCGTGCGCGAGGAGGTGCCGCACGGGGTGCTCGACCGCTACGAGCGCGGTCAGGTCCCGCCCGACGCGGCGCGCGTTCCCCCGGCCGACCGGGTCTGA
- a CDS encoding VOC family protein produces MSTSLVVYVSFAGAAREAMTFYQSVFGGELSIHTFADFGIPDAPADGVMHSELSTDGFTIMGADGFDEPAEGWGKSRVHAAFMSDETDRVRGFYDRFVERGAQVTQPLEKQVWGDLYGEIVDPWGVAWMFNIAAPGGWAEENADQEQV; encoded by the coding sequence ATGTCGACCTCCCTCGTCGTGTACGTTTCGTTCGCCGGCGCCGCCCGCGAGGCGATGACCTTCTACCAGTCCGTGTTCGGCGGTGAGCTGTCGATCCATACCTTCGCCGACTTCGGCATCCCCGACGCTCCGGCCGACGGCGTCATGCACTCCGAGCTCTCCACCGACGGCTTCACGATCATGGGCGCCGACGGCTTCGACGAGCCCGCCGAGGGCTGGGGCAAGAGCCGGGTGCACGCGGCCTTCATGAGCGACGAGACCGACCGCGTGCGGGGCTTCTACGACCGCTTCGTCGAGCGCGGCGCTCAGGTCACGCAGCCCCTGGAGAAGCAGGTCTGGGGCGACCTCTACGGCGAGATCGTCGACCCGTGGGGCGTGGCCTGGATGTTCAACATCGCGGCGCCCGGCGGGTGGGCCGAGGAAAACGCCGATCAGGAACAGGTGTAG
- a CDS encoding MFS transporter codes for MTSSSTPAPPSRRRWLTLVIVGLAQLMVVLDATIVNIALPAAQADLGFSNGDRQWVITAYSLAFGSLLLLGGRLSDLIGRKLTFVIGLIGFAVASAWAGAAPDFTTLVAARALQGAFGALLAPTALAVLTTTFTVPKERARAFGVFGAIAGAGGAVGLLLGGVLTEKLDWRWNLYINVVIAVVAVIGVLLFVPRIERHGPRPRLDVPGTLLVSAGLFGVVFGFANAETDGWDSPLAWGTLIAAGVLLAGFVAWQSRAAHPLLPLQVLRDRNRAAAYISILVAGAGMFGIFLFVTYFLQVSLAFSPIQTGLAFLPMIVMLVLAAQLSTNLLLPRFGPKIMVTAGMTLGVLGMLLLTRLDLDSSYVANVLPALVVMGTAMGTIMPGSMQTATLGVDRHFAGVASALVNTSQQVGGSIGTAMLNTIAAAAATDYITAHSPATPDVVASAAVASYSTVYWWAAGIFALGAVVAGALFRTRSSTAALLADRPPVTDEAAEPVVAH; via the coding sequence ATGACTTCCTCATCGACCCCGGCGCCGCCCTCACGCCGCCGCTGGCTGACGCTCGTCATCGTCGGCCTCGCCCAACTCATGGTCGTGCTCGATGCGACCATCGTGAACATCGCCCTGCCCGCCGCTCAAGCCGACCTCGGTTTCTCGAACGGTGACCGGCAGTGGGTCATCACGGCCTACTCCCTCGCCTTCGGCAGCCTGCTGCTCCTCGGCGGCCGGCTCTCCGACCTGATCGGACGTAAGCTCACCTTCGTCATCGGCCTGATCGGTTTCGCCGTCGCGTCGGCGTGGGCGGGCGCGGCACCCGACTTCACGACCCTGGTCGCCGCTCGCGCCCTTCAGGGTGCCTTCGGGGCTCTCCTCGCCCCGACCGCCCTTGCGGTCCTGACGACGACCTTCACTGTTCCGAAAGAGCGCGCCCGCGCATTCGGCGTGTTCGGGGCGATCGCCGGTGCCGGAGGCGCTGTCGGCCTCCTGCTCGGCGGGGTGCTGACCGAGAAGCTCGACTGGCGCTGGAACCTCTACATCAACGTCGTGATCGCCGTCGTGGCCGTCATCGGAGTGCTCCTCTTCGTTCCGCGCATCGAACGTCACGGGCCGCGACCCCGGCTCGACGTCCCGGGCACGCTCCTGGTCTCGGCGGGTCTGTTCGGTGTGGTGTTCGGCTTCGCGAATGCGGAGACCGACGGATGGGACTCGCCGCTGGCCTGGGGCACCCTCATCGCCGCCGGAGTCCTGCTCGCCGGCTTCGTCGCCTGGCAGAGTCGGGCAGCCCATCCCCTTCTCCCCCTGCAGGTGCTGCGCGACCGCAACCGGGCGGCGGCCTACATCTCCATCCTGGTGGCCGGTGCCGGGATGTTCGGCATCTTCCTTTTCGTGACCTACTTCTTGCAGGTGTCCCTCGCCTTCAGCCCGATCCAGACGGGGTTGGCGTTCCTGCCGATGATCGTCATGCTCGTCCTCGCCGCGCAGCTGTCGACCAACCTCCTCCTCCCCCGCTTCGGTCCGAAGATCATGGTGACGGCCGGAATGACGCTCGGTGTGCTGGGGATGCTGCTCCTCACGCGCCTCGACCTGGACAGCTCGTACGTCGCGAACGTGCTGCCGGCACTCGTGGTCATGGGAACGGCGATGGGCACGATCATGCCCGGCTCGATGCAGACCGCCACGCTCGGGGTCGACCGGCACTTCGCGGGCGTCGCATCCGCGTTGGTGAACACGAGCCAGCAGGTCGGCGGCTCGATCGGAACGGCGATGTTGAACACGATCGCCGCCGCAGCCGCGACCGACTACATCACCGCCCACTCCCCCGCCACCCCCGACGTCGTCGCGAGCGCCGCGGTGGCGAGTTACTCCACGGTGTACTGGTGGGCCGCCGGGATCTTCGCCCTCGGTGCCGTCGTTGCGGGAGCATTGTTCCGCACGCGCTCGTCGACGGCGGCGCTGCTCGCCGACCGCCCGCCTGTGACGGACGAAGCCGCAGAGCCGGTCGTCGCGCACTGA
- a CDS encoding ABC transporter permease, with translation MRALTSFVGSLLEAWQEVRVHRTRVLLSLIGVAVAVCSLTTVVALGAIVQQANQELSERQGGRPATLYVSAFRLNGTIDPEQMDAAWSEILDRYDISYASRVQGSVQLVPFATGSAQVGTQAVDQPFGEMHRVRLVEGSWFSPTDEEQLAPRLVVNEVFWDRMGRPPLETHPVVALGGDGVPGAASGIPAGGTLAVVVGVTPASTWETEPSMFMLARHAAALQKATAGERGSAAAEADPYSGGGAPQSQYEMWVPPELADALTSAVTRDLKGALGEGTEVNVSRQDWAQYGDDPFLVTKLVVIGIAVLVLLLGALGLVNIALVTVKQRVREIGIRRSFGATASRVFFAVMMESVVATVVAGAVGVVAAILLVQSPATRDLVGQGMVSDFPPFPVDAAVTGLIAATAVGALAGLLPALVAVRVKVIDAIRY, from the coding sequence ATGCGCGCGCTGACGAGCTTCGTCGGGTCGCTTCTCGAAGCCTGGCAAGAGGTGCGCGTGCACCGCACCCGCGTGCTGCTGTCGCTCATCGGCGTCGCCGTCGCCGTGTGCTCGCTCACGACCGTCGTCGCCCTCGGGGCGATCGTGCAGCAGGCCAACCAGGAACTCAGCGAACGCCAGGGGGGTCGTCCTGCGACCCTGTACGTCTCCGCCTTCCGCCTGAACGGGACGATCGACCCCGAGCAGATGGATGCGGCCTGGTCGGAGATCCTCGACCGGTACGACATCTCCTATGCCTCCCGCGTGCAGGGGTCGGTGCAACTCGTCCCCTTCGCGACGGGCTCGGCGCAGGTCGGAACCCAGGCCGTCGACCAACCGTTCGGCGAGATGCACCGCGTCCGGCTCGTCGAAGGCTCGTGGTTCTCGCCGACCGACGAGGAGCAGCTCGCACCCCGCCTGGTGGTCAACGAGGTCTTCTGGGACCGGATGGGACGGCCACCACTCGAGACACATCCCGTCGTCGCCCTGGGCGGCGATGGCGTCCCGGGGGCGGCATCCGGGATCCCGGCCGGCGGCACGCTCGCCGTCGTCGTCGGCGTGACCCCGGCCAGCACGTGGGAGACCGAGCCCTCGATGTTCATGCTGGCCCGTCACGCCGCGGCTCTGCAGAAAGCCACCGCCGGAGAGCGCGGATCGGCTGCCGCGGAGGCGGATCCCTACAGCGGCGGGGGCGCCCCGCAGAGCCAATACGAGATGTGGGTGCCTCCCGAGCTCGCCGACGCCCTCACATCCGCGGTCACGCGCGACCTGAAAGGCGCGCTCGGCGAGGGGACCGAGGTCAACGTCTCGCGCCAGGACTGGGCGCAGTACGGTGACGACCCGTTCCTTGTGACCAAGCTCGTCGTGATCGGCATCGCCGTCCTCGTGTTGCTGCTGGGGGCGCTCGGGCTGGTCAACATCGCCCTCGTCACGGTGAAGCAGCGGGTGCGGGAGATCGGCATCCGTCGCAGCTTCGGCGCGACGGCGAGCCGCGTGTTCTTCGCGGTGATGATGGAGAGCGTGGTCGCGACGGTCGTGGCCGGTGCCGTGGGGGTCGTGGCGGCGATCCTGCTCGTCCAGTCCCCGGCGACCCGTGACCTCGTCGGGCAGGGCATGGTGAGCGACTTTCCCCCCTTCCCGGTGGATGCCGCGGTCACCGGGCTCATCGCCGCCACGGCCGTGGGGGCTCTCGCGGGTCTGCTGCCAGCCCTCGTCGCCGTTCGTGTGAAGGTCATCGACGCGATCCGCTACTGA
- a CDS encoding TetR/AcrR family transcriptional regulator, whose translation MTPLDLVDADAVDAAPEQSGPGRKRDRSRDADILGAALDVLSEEGYDGMTIDMVAARARAGKATVYRRWASKGELVLDAVACMKRDDLRHQQLPDTGTLRGDLVAMVKPLSIEEGEKKLQVMAGIVSMLSRSPELAEAAQAALVTPRLELNKTLIRRAVERGEVAADRDIDMIASVGSAMICYRTLMLRKPITPDYVISVIDDVILPALGVIPSA comes from the coding sequence ATGACGCCGCTGGATCTCGTCGACGCAGACGCCGTCGACGCCGCTCCCGAGCAGTCCGGTCCCGGTCGCAAGCGCGATCGATCGCGGGATGCCGACATTCTCGGTGCCGCCCTGGACGTTCTCTCCGAGGAGGGCTACGACGGCATGACGATCGACATGGTCGCCGCCCGAGCGCGAGCGGGGAAGGCCACCGTCTATCGGCGCTGGGCGTCGAAGGGCGAGCTGGTGCTGGATGCTGTCGCGTGCATGAAGCGCGACGATTTGCGCCACCAGCAGCTCCCCGACACGGGCACCCTGCGCGGCGATCTCGTGGCGATGGTCAAGCCCCTCTCCATCGAAGAGGGAGAGAAGAAGCTCCAGGTCATGGCCGGTATCGTCTCGATGCTCTCGCGCTCGCCCGAGCTCGCCGAGGCCGCACAAGCAGCACTGGTCACTCCGCGACTGGAGCTCAACAAGACGCTCATCCGACGGGCGGTCGAGCGTGGCGAGGTCGCGGCCGACCGTGACATCGACATGATCGCCTCCGTCGGATCCGCGATGATCTGCTATCGAACCCTGATGCTGCGGAAGCCCATCACCCCCGACTACGTGATCTCGGTGATCGACGATGTCATCCTGCCTGCCCTGGGAGTGATCCCCTCGGCGTGA
- the galU gene encoding UTP--glucose-1-phosphate uridylyltransferase GalU — MPHKPFKAVIPAAGLGTRFLPATKAMPKEMLPVVDKPAIQYVVEEATGAGIDDVLIIIGRNKNNIANHFDSMPELEAKLREKGDSDKLAKVEHSSDLADVHMVRQGEPKGLGHAVLRARSHVGDHPFAVLLGDDLIDERDPLLTKMMEEYDKRNATVIALMEVDPEHIHLYGVAAVEPTEEDGVVKVTQLVEKPKAEDAPSNLAIIGRYVLGPDVFGILEHTEPGKGGEIQLTDALEELANGGGDGGGVYGVVFRGRRYDTGDRVDYIKAIVQLAADRDDLGPALRPWFKEFAAGL, encoded by the coding sequence ATGCCTCATAAGCCCTTCAAGGCCGTCATCCCGGCCGCAGGACTCGGTACGCGCTTCCTTCCGGCCACCAAGGCCATGCCCAAGGAGATGTTGCCGGTCGTCGACAAGCCGGCCATCCAGTACGTGGTCGAGGAGGCCACGGGCGCCGGCATCGATGACGTCCTCATCATCATCGGCCGCAACAAGAACAACATCGCGAACCACTTCGACTCCATGCCCGAGCTCGAGGCGAAGCTGCGCGAGAAGGGCGACAGCGACAAGCTCGCCAAGGTCGAGCACTCGTCCGACCTCGCCGACGTGCACATGGTCCGTCAGGGCGAGCCCAAGGGCCTCGGCCACGCAGTGCTCCGCGCGCGCAGCCACGTCGGAGACCACCCCTTCGCCGTTCTCCTCGGCGACGACCTCATCGACGAGCGCGACCCGCTGCTCACGAAGATGATGGAGGAGTACGACAAGCGCAACGCCACCGTCATCGCGTTGATGGAGGTCGACCCCGAGCACATCCACCTCTACGGTGTCGCCGCGGTCGAGCCCACCGAAGAGGACGGCGTGGTCAAGGTGACGCAGCTCGTCGAGAAGCCCAAGGCCGAAGACGCGCCCTCCAACCTGGCCATCATCGGGCGGTACGTCCTCGGGCCCGATGTGTTCGGCATCCTGGAGCACACCGAACCCGGCAAGGGCGGCGAGATCCAGCTGACCGACGCCCTCGAAGAACTGGCGAACGGTGGCGGCGACGGCGGGGGAGTGTACGGCGTGGTCTTCCGCGGCCGTCGCTACGACACCGGCGACCGCGTCGACTACATCAAGGCGATCGTTCAGCTCGCCGCCGACCGTGACGACCTGGGCCCGGCGCTGCGCCCGTGGTTCAAGGAGTTCGCGGCGGGTCTCTGA
- a CDS encoding ABC transporter ATP-binding protein, whose amino-acid sequence MDITGLVKRFGEKTAVAGLDLRVPAGSFYGLVGPNGAGKTTTLSMATGLLRPDAGTVRIHGVDVWAQPVEAKKLIGNLADGVRLFDRLTGEQLVTYTGMMFGLPRDEVAARTADLIAIMDLTEAAGTPVVDYSAGMTKKIALACALVHAPRLLVLDEPFESVDPVSAANIEDILRGYTASGGTVIVSSHSMDLVQRMCDHVAVIAQGRLLASGTVDEVRGAQTLQDRFVELVGGRHHAEGPQWLRQS is encoded by the coding sequence ATGGACATCACCGGTCTGGTGAAGCGCTTCGGCGAGAAGACGGCCGTCGCGGGTCTCGACCTGCGTGTGCCGGCCGGATCGTTCTACGGTTTGGTCGGCCCGAACGGCGCCGGCAAGACGACGACGCTGTCGATGGCGACGGGACTTCTTCGACCGGATGCCGGGACCGTGCGCATCCACGGCGTCGACGTCTGGGCGCAGCCCGTCGAGGCGAAGAAGCTCATCGGCAACCTCGCCGACGGCGTCCGGCTGTTCGATCGCCTCACCGGCGAACAGCTCGTGACCTACACCGGCATGATGTTCGGTCTCCCGCGCGACGAGGTCGCTGCGCGCACCGCCGACCTGATCGCGATCATGGACCTCACGGAAGCCGCCGGCACGCCCGTGGTGGACTACTCCGCGGGTATGACGAAGAAGATCGCGCTCGCGTGCGCGCTGGTGCACGCTCCCCGTCTGCTCGTGCTCGACGAGCCGTTCGAATCCGTCGACCCCGTGTCGGCGGCCAACATCGAGGACATCCTCCGGGGGTACACCGCCTCGGGAGGCACGGTCATCGTGTCGAGCCACTCGATGGATCTCGTGCAGCGCATGTGCGATCACGTCGCGGTCATCGCGCAGGGCCGCCTTCTGGCATCCGGGACCGTCGACGAGGTACGCGGCGCCCAGACGCTGCAGGACCGTTTCGTCGAGCTCGTCGGCGGTCGCCACCACGCGGAGGGGCCGCAGTGGTTGCGACAGTCCTGA